The DNA sequence TCATTACCGATTTGGTCGACAACATCAAGGACATCCACCCAAAAGATAAACTGAATGTGGGCAAACGCCTGGCTAATTACGCTTTGACTGAAACCTACAAACAAAATGTGGGCGCATACAAATCACCATCTTACCAATCCATGCAAGTCGAAAAAGGCAAAGTCCGCCTGACATTCAGCGATGTTTTAACCGGTTTAAAATGTACTGCCAAAACTCCCGAACGCTTTCTGATTGCTGGCGACGATCAAAAATTTGTTCCCGCTACGGCTAAAATGGATGGAAATACAATTGTTCTTTCCTCGAAACTAGTAAAAGTTCCGTTTGCCGTTCGTTTCTGTTTCGACAACACCACCATGCCCGATGTGTTTAGCACAGAAGGGTTGCCACTGGCGCCTTTCCGAACTGATGAATGGTAATTTCACCTTATAAAGAAAACCACATAGAGCACAATAGAAAATTTAAAAAAGCTATGTGCCCTATGTGGTTCAGTTAACTTTTTTACCTGAATGAAAAGATGAAAAACTTTTTCGTCATTATTCTGATTTTGATCTCCGGGGCTCTCTCTGCCGTAGCACCTTTTTCTCCTGAAAAACCCGATTCGGCAACTTCACTATCCGCCGTGAAGGAAAGCTACAAACTCTCCGGGCACCACCTGGCGGCTTTGGCTGAAAAAGTGCTGTACAAAAAAACACCGCAGGAAGATATGTACCTGTACATTTTACGTCCTCAGGCAAAATCAGAAAAGCCCTTGCCTGCAATTGTTTATTTCACCGGCGGCGGTTGGGTTGCAGGCGATGTTTATGGGCAAATACCAAATCCGGCCTGGTTTCGCGACCACGGAATTATTGGTATTGAAGCCGATTACCGGGTCAAATCGCGCCACGGAACTACACCCATCGAATGTATTCAGGATGCCAAATCGGCCATCCGATTTGTAAGAGCCCATGCCAAAGATCTGGGAATTGACCCAAACAAAATCATTGCTGCAGGTGGTTCTGCCGGTGGACATCTGGCAGCCTGTACTTTTCTGGATGGTGGCGATACTCCAGGCGAAAATATGAAAATCAGCTCGAAACCCAATGCAATGGTACTTCACAATCCGGTGCTTGGCGAAGGTTTCGGGAAAGAATTTTTCTATGCTCATCCTGAATTTTCACCTATTCTGCATATCAAAAAAGGCTGGCCACCAACCATTTTATCAAACGGAACCAAGGACAATACGACGCCATTTCAGTACGCTGAGAAATTTACCCGTTTAATGAAAGAAGCCGGGAATGTATGCGAACTGATACCGGTTAAAGATGCTGATCACTCCTGCGACTGGCCGGTCGGTAATCCCAACTTTTTGCCTACCTTGCAGCGAATGACCGATTTTCTGAAAGAACAGAAGTTGATGAACTAATTTAAACAGCTGTACCATGAAACGAATTCACTTCTTAGCTGGTATCCTTTTGCTCCTAATTGGCTGTTCTGCACCAACCTCAACTTATTACGTTGACGGGCAATTGGGCAACGACACGAATCCGGGGACGCTGGGAAAACCATTTAAAACCATAAAATGGATCAATTCGGTTCAACTTCATGCAGGGAATTCAGTATTTTTTGCCGGCGGGCAAACTTTCGCCGGAACGCTTCA is a window from the Aquipluma nitroreducens genome containing:
- a CDS encoding alpha/beta hydrolase; translated protein: MKNFFVIILILISGALSAVAPFSPEKPDSATSLSAVKESYKLSGHHLAALAEKVLYKKTPQEDMYLYILRPQAKSEKPLPAIVYFTGGGWVAGDVYGQIPNPAWFRDHGIIGIEADYRVKSRHGTTPIECIQDAKSAIRFVRAHAKDLGIDPNKIIAAGGSAGGHLAACTFLDGGDTPGENMKISSKPNAMVLHNPVLGEGFGKEFFYAHPEFSPILHIKKGWPPTILSNGTKDNTTPFQYAEKFTRLMKEAGNVCELIPVKDADHSCDWPVGNPNFLPTLQRMTDFLKEQKLMN